Proteins from one Xenopus tropicalis strain Nigerian chromosome 1, UCB_Xtro_10.0, whole genome shotgun sequence genomic window:
- the LOC100497780 gene encoding olfactory receptor 11A1-like, producing the protein MVQGWKLPSLSKTDNKTGIPEFRILGFQISYDKRLLLFIIFLIVYIMILTGNLLIIILVSTSHRLQYPMYILLSNLSASEILFTSCIIPNMLYIILADGCTMSYAGCLTQFYVYGSLISTECFLLAVMSYDRYLAICNPLHYNSLMNSNICVQLALWSWLMGFLLSVATMVFVTDITFCGDNVINHFLCDFAPLLKLACSDISRVELQVFILSCSIIICPFVFIVLTYVSILRTIYSIPATTRKKTFSTCSSHLTVVSIYYGTLMFMYSAPSVNVFHDANKILSLLYIIVTPLFNPIIYSLRNYEIQQILKKYLTVIRSMKWPEIFL; encoded by the exons ATGGTTCAG GGTTGGAAGTTGCCAAGTCTTTCAAAAACTGACAATAAGACAGGCATCCCTGAATTTCGAATACTTGGTTTCCAGATTTCATATGATAAAAGATTactattgtttattatttttttaatagtctaTATCATGATTTTAACAGGTAATTTATTGATCATAATTCTTGTGTCGACAAGCCATCGTCTGCAATATCCAATGTACATACTCCTAAGCAATCTATCTGCATCAGAGATTTTGTTCACCTCTTGTATAATACCTAACATGCTTTACATAATTCTTGCGGACGGATGCACCATGTCTTATGCGGGCTGTCTTACCCAATTTTATGTGTATGGTTCCTTGATATCAACAGAATGTTTTTTGCTTGCAGTGATGTCTTACGATCGTTATTTGGCTATTTGTAATCCATTACATTACAATTCTCTCATGAACTCCAACATTTGTGTACAACTTGCTTTATGGTCTTGGTTGATGGGTTTTCTTTTGTCCGTAGCAACAATGGTGTTTGTGACTGACATCACCTTTTGTGGAGATAATGTTATAAACCATTTCCTATGTGACTTTGCACCTCTTCTAAAATTGGCCTGTTCGGACATTTCCAGGGTTGAACTGCAAGTCTTTATTTTGTCATGTTCCATAATTATCTGCCcctttgttttcattgttttaacTTATGTAAGCATCCTCCGTACCATATATTCAATTCCTGCAACTACAAGAAAGAAAACCTTCTCTACTTGCAGTTCTCATCTGACAGTTGTGTCCATCTACTATGGAACATTAATGTTCATGTATTCAGCTCCATCAGTTAATGTGTTTCATGATGCAAACAAAATATTGTCACTATTGTATATTATAGTTACCCCGTTATTCAATCCCATAATTTACAGTCTAAGAAACTATGAAATTCAACAGATCCTAAAAAAATACTTAACAGTGATAAGAAGCATGAAGTGGCCTGAAATATTTCTATAG